The following nucleotide sequence is from Planctomycetota bacterium.
CAGACCGATCGGCGATCCGGGCGCCGCGTCGAGCGTCGCGGTCACGCCCACGGCCGCGGCGTCCGCGGCGGGGACGAGCACCGCCGAGTCGGTCGGGCAGGTGGCGGCTCCCTGCGAGGCGCGCGGGACGTTGTAGCGGTCCCCGCAGCGGGGGCAGGACAGGATGACCTGGTCGCGTTCGGCCAGAAGCCGCTGGACCTGGCCGGCGGTGAGGTATCCGCGCTCGACCATGATCTCGCCGAGGTTGCGGAAGACGCCGCGGGCGGCCAGCTCCGCCTGCGCGCGGAGGCATTCGGCCACCTGTTCGCGCGTCGCCAGGCCGCGCTCGGCCACCGCCTCGCCGAAGCGGCGGGAGTCCTCCGGAAGTTCCGGCGAGCGGGGCGGATCGCTCGGGGCCGGCACCGTCAGGCCTCCTTCCCCAGCCGTTCCAGGGCTTCGCCGGCCACGTAGAAGGAGCCGGTGACGACGACGGCGTCCCGCGGGCCGGCGATCGCGCGGGCCGCCTCGAGCGCCCGCTCCACGGAGTCCGCCCGCAGGGCGGGGATGTTCCGGGCGTGCCGGGCGAGCTCCCGCGGGTCGGCCGCGCGGGGGCTCCGGGCGCGCGTGAAGATCGCCAGATCCGTTCCGGGCAGGAGCGTTCGCAGCATCGCGACGTAATCCTTATCGGCCGACGCGCCGAAGACGAGCACGGTTCGGCGCCGGGGGAGGTCCCGGAGCGCCGCCTCCAGCGCGCGCGCGGCGACGGGGTTGTGCGCCGTGTCCACCACGATCCACGGGCGCCGCCTCACGACCTCCACGCGTCCGGGCAGGCGCAGGCGGGCGAGCGCCCGGCGCGCCTGGGCCCGCGTAAAGGGGACGCCCGCCGCCTCGAGCAGGGCGAGCGCCGTTCCGGCGTTGCCCGCCTGATGGACCCCCCATGCGGGAAGCGCGCATCGGTATACCTTTCCCCGCAGGCCTTCCACTTCGAATTCTAGCCTGCCGGGGCGCCGGGAGAGGAGCCGCACCCGAGGAACGAAAAGCCGTCCGTGCCGCCGCAGCTCCCGCCAGGCCGCCGGCCGCTGGGGGCTCGAGACGGCGGGCACCCCGGGCTTGAGGATCCCCGCCTTCTCCCGCGCGATCGCCCCGAGCGTCCGCCCGAGCTTGTCCATGTGGTCGTAGTCGATCGGCGTGATCGCGCAGGCGGCGGGCCGGATCACGTTGGTGGCGTCCAGGCGCCCGCCGAGCCCCACCTCGATCACCGCCCAGTCGACCTTCCAGCGGGCGAAAAGGAGAAAGGCCGCCGCGGTCATGGTTTCGAAGTAGGTCGGCCGCAGCCGGCGCAGAGGGCGCTCCATCCGGTTCATGGCCCAGACGAAATCCCGTTCCGTCATGGGGCGGCCGTCCCGGCGGATCCGTTCGCGCATGTCCACCAAGTGGGGCGAGGTATAAAGACCCGTCCGAAAGCCGGCCTCGCGCAGGACGGCCTCCGCCATGTGGGCGACGGAGCCCTTGCCCTTGGTGCCGGCAATGTGAAGGGATGGGAAAGTCCGCTCCGGATGGCCAAGCGCCTCGACGAGACGCCGCATCCGGTCCAGGTTGTACGTGTCGGGCGCATAGCGCGCCTGCATGCGTTCGTAGTCGGTGAACTTCGCCAGGTGGTCCAGGGCCTGCCGGTAGGTGCGGAACATAGGGGGGAGCGAAAAAGGTAACACAGGCCCGGGGATGTCGTCTATAGTGGAAGCCGATAAACTTCGGGAGAATGCTATGAAACCTGCCGTCGCTCTTATCGCCCTTCTTTTGGCCGCGCCCCAGGACGCGAAAGTCGAACTCCGGCTCAAGTATGAAAAGGGTCAGGTGCTCCGCTACAAGACGGTCCAGAAGACCGTCACGGAGGCGGCCGGGAACTCGCTCCAGCAGCAGATGGGATTCGTCTTCTCCATGAAGGTCGAGGACGTCGCCTCCGACGGCGCCGCCGCGCTCAAGTGCACGTACGAGGCCGTCAGCGTCAAGGCAACCGGTCTTCAGGATCTCGATTACGATTCCGAGAAGGACAAGGAAGTGCCCGACGAGCCGATGCTCCAGATGGTTTCGAAGCTCGTGGGACAATCCTTCGTCATGAAAATGACCCCGCTCGGGCGGGTGACGGACGTGAAGGGGTTCGACAAGATTCTCGAAACCATGATGGAGGCCGCCGGGGATGAGCAGGGCCGCCAGATGGCCAAGCAGATGCTCCAGCAGGTGTTCTCCGACGACGCCTTCAAGTCCATGATGCAGCAGATGAGCCCCGTGCTTCCGGAGGGAAAGGTCGGGCGAGGCGACACGTGGACGAACGATTATTCCGTCAAGCTTCCCATGCTCGGCGCCATCAAGTACTCGGTTCAGTCCCGGCTGGCCGACGTCCAGGGGAAAAGCGCCCACATCGATCAGGACATCAAGCTCGAGCTCAAGCCCGGGGAGAATCAGGACAACCCTCTGGCGGGGCTTTTCGAGCTCAAGAGCTCCAAGGGCCGGTCGAGCTGCGTCTTCGCCGTCGACCGGGGGCTTTTCCTGTCCCAGAAGGTCCAGATGGAGATGACGCTTTCGGCGGGCGGGCAGGAAATGCCCATCAAATCCGAGGCGGAGACGACCCTCGTCGAGAAGAAGTAGCGCGGCGGGGGCTTCAGGCGAGCCGAAGCTCGGCGAAAGACCGGAAGAGGACGAAGGGGACTCCGGCGGCGCGGGCCGCCTCTTCGTCGAAGCGGGAGTCGCCCACGACCACCGCCTCGGCCGGCCGCACGTCGAGGCGGCGGCAGGCCTCGAGCACCATGTCGGGCGCCGGCTTCGAGCGGGGCACCTGATCGGAGCCGACGACCGTGGCGAAGTGGCGCGCCAGGCCCGCCAAGGCGAGCGCCCGCTCGGCGACGGGGGTGGGGCTGTTGGTGATCACGGCCTTGGGCGCGGAAAGCGCCGCCAGCGCCCGGTCGGCTCCTTCCATCACCCGCAGGTGCGGAAGGTGGTCGGCGTAGAGCCGGGCGTACTCGGCCTGGATTTCGGGGATGGTGCGGCCGGGGTAGAACCGCCGCACGTCCTCTTCCACGCCCTGGCCCCACGTTTCCCGGTAGGTTTCGCGCGAGATGGGGGGATAGCCCAGCCGGCGGGCCACGTCGTTGAGGAGATGGAACCAGACCTCGTAGGTGTCCACGAGAACGCCGTCGAGGTCGAAGAGAACGGCCTTGGGCATCGGCGGGGAATGATAGCATAGACGGTCCGGGGGGTCAGCCCTTGCGCATTTTCGCCGGAAGTCGGGACTTCCGGCTCGGGGCGGCACTCGAATGGGAAAACTGGGGCTGTACGTTTCGGAAGCGGCGCGGAGGCCCGCGGCGGCGCTGGGCGTGGGGCTCGTCGCGTTTCCGCTGGCGAAACTCCTTTATCTTCCGAACTACATTCTGAATTTCCTTACCACCCTGGTTCATGAGATCGGACATTGCCTGATGGCGTGGGCTGTGGGACGCCCCTCGGTTCCGGCGGTCAGCCTGGCCGGAGGAGGGGTTACCGTCTGGGGCGAGCAGAGCGTTCTTCTGGCGGCGCTCCTCTGGATCGCTTTGGGGGCCGCGGCGCTCCGGTGGAAGGATCGGCCGGCGGCGCGGTGGATGCTGGGAGCGGCGTTCCTGCTTTATCCGGCGGCGGCTTTCACGCGGGCGAACGTCCTTTTGCCGGCGGCCGGCGGAGTGCTTTTGGAGATCGGAGGGGCGGCGGCGTGCTTTTACGTGTGCTGCCGTCCGACGCCGCCGCGTCGGCCTCCGGAGCGTCCGCTCTATGCCCTGTGGGGTTGGTGGATGCTGCTGAATCGGGCCGGCGAAACCGTCCTGATGCTCCGGGATCGCCGTTTCTGGGAGGAGCGGGCCGTCCTCGAGTCCGGTCTGGCGGCGGGGATGACGAGCGATCTGGAAGTGCTGCGCGCGGAAATGAACGTGGCGCCCGAGGCGATTCTTTGGAGTGTGCTGATTCTGAGTCTTGTGTCCCCTCCGGCGGCGGTTCTGGCGGCGCGCGGGACGCGGGCCGGTGGATCCACATCTTTCGAGAATGGAGTCGAATCATGAGCTTTTCGAAGAACGCGGGGTTCGGAGTTGTTGCGCTCGTGTGCGCCGCGGCCGCCGCCTGCGTGGAGCCCTCCAAGGCGGGGCAGGTGGAGCTGGCCGTGCGGGGGCTGGCGGATCTTCACTCCTGGGATCCCGTGCGCCAGGGGGAGGGCCAGTACGCGTACGACGTTCTCAAGAGCTCGGATCCGGCGGACGTCCTTCCCGCGCTCGTGGCGCATCTGACGGACGAGACGCCGACGGCGATCCACGACCGGCTGCTGGATCTGCGGCCCACGGTGGGGGACGTGTGTCTTCTGATGCTTCTCGAGTGGACCCGGATTCCGTGGCAGGAGTTCCTGGACGACGGGCTTTTCATCTCGTCGCAGCTGCCGAACCCCATTTTCTGCATCCGCTGGGACACGGCGGCCCGCAAGCGCGTGCAGGCGCGCTTCGCCCGGAGGCTGTCCCTGGTGCCCGAATAAGGGCGGCTCGGCACATTTGAAATCGGGTCCGGGCCCGGATATACTCTCCGCCCCGCATATGGAACTCCGCAACGTCGCCATCGTCGCGCACGTCGATCACGGGAAGACGACGCTCGTCGATCATCTCCTGCGCCAGTCGGGGGCGTTCCGATCCAACCAGGAGGTGGCCGAGTGCGTCATGGATTCCAACGCCCTCGAGCGCGAGCGCGGCATCACGATTCTCGCCAAGAACACGTCCGTCCTCTACCGGGGCGTGAAGATCAACATCATCGACACGCCCGGTCACCACGACTTCGGAGGGGAAGTGGAGCGGGTGCTCCGGATGGCCGACGGGTGCCTGCTTCTCGTGGACGCGGCCGACGGGCCGATGCCGCAGACGCGGTTCGTCCTGCGGAAGGCGCTCAGTCACGGTCTGGCGCCCATCGTCGTCATCAACAAGCTCGACAAGCCCGACGCCCGGCCTCAGGAGGTTCTGGAGGAGATTTTCTATCTCTTCATCGAACTTGAGGCGGGCGACGCGCAGATGGATTTCCCCGTGGTCTATGCGATCGGCCGGGCCGGCCGCTCGAAGCGGCGGCTCGAGGAGGACTGGCGGGACCTCACGCCCCTCTTCGAGACGATCCTCGAGCGCGTGCCGCCGCCGCAGGGCGACGCGGCGGCGCCGCTTCAGATCTCGGTGGCGAACATCGACTACAACGACTACGTCGGCCGCATGGCCATCGGCCGCGTGGCCCACGGGACGGTCCGCGCGGGGATGCCCGTGAGCCTTCTCAAGCGGGACGGCTCGCGGGTGGCCGGCACGGTCGCGGAGCTTCAGACGTTCGTCAACCTGCGCAAGGAGAAGGTGGCCGAGGCTCCGGCGGGCGAGATCGTCTGCGTCGTGGGTCTTCCGCAGGTGGACATCGGGGACACGATCGCGGGGGGCGAGGATCCGAAGCCGCTTCCGTTTCCGAAGATCGAGGAGCCGACGCTCTCGATGCATTTCATGGTGAACGACTCGCCCTTCAGCGGTCGGGAAGGGCAGTTCGTCACGTCGCGGCACCTGGGGGAGCGGCTGCGGCGGGAGACGCTTTCGGACGTGGCGCTGCGGGTCGAGCCCCTGGGGCCGGACGAGTGGAAGGTGTCCGGGAGGGGGCTCCTTCACCTGGGGATCCTTCTCGAGAACATGCGCCGGGAGGGGTACGAGCTTCAGGTGTCCAAGCCGGAGATGATCACGCGGCGGGAGGGCGACCGGGTGCTGGAGCCCGTGGAGCTGGCGATGGTGGACGTGCCCAACGAGTACGCCGGTCGCGTGATCGAGCTTTTCGGGGCGCGCAAGGGCTACGTCGAGAAGATGGACCAGCGCCACGAGCGCACGCACTTTCTCTTCCGCATCCCGGCGCGGGGTCTGGTAGGGCTGCCTTCGAAGCTGCTTTCGGCCACGCGCGGCCAGGCGATCCTTCACACTTCGTTCGAGGGGTACGAGGAGTGGAAAGGGGACATTCCGGAGCGTCAGGCGGGGGTGCTCATCGCCCAGGAAGAGGGTGAGGCCACCACCTACGCGCTCGACCATCTTCAGTCGCGGGGGGTCTTCTTCGTCACGCCCGGCACGCGCGTTTACGAGGGCATGATCGTCGGGGAGCACTGCAAGGACACGGATCTGGTCGTCAACGTGGCCCGGCGCAAGCGCCTCACGAACATGCGGGCGTCGACGTCGGACGCCACCATCGTGCTTCCTCAGGCGCGGATCTTCGGTCTGGAGGAGGCCCTCGAGTACATCAACGAGGACGAGCTCGTCGAGATCACTCCGAAGTCCGTCCGGATGCGCAAGAAGATCCTGGACGCCACCCGCCGCAAGCGCGTTTCGCGGCGCGAGATGGCCGAAGCCGAGGCGGAGTAAAGCGCCCACCCCCCCCTGTTCCCTTGTTGCGGCTTCCGGAAGCGCGGCTCGTAAGTGACAGAATGGGACATCCACATAAGAGACCTAAAATGACACATGCGTCCCGTACCCAAGAATGGGAACGCGAGCGAAGGAGGGACGCATGTTTCCGGTCGATCGGGCTCCGGGGTACGTCCGGGAGGCGTGGGCGGCGGCGGCGCGGCTTCAGGAGCGGACGACGCCGGCGCAGTACGCCGCGCTGGTGGCGCGGGCGCGGCGGCTGCTTTCGGGGCTCTTCCGCGTCGAGATCCGGCTGGACGAGGAGACGCAGGTCCGGATCGCCCTCCGGGAACGCTTCGTGCCGGAGCGGGTCAAGCAGGCAATTCTGAACGTGGCGACGTGGCGGCTCATCGAGGATCTGGCGGGGGCCTGGAGCGGGCGGGCGGCGGCGCCGGCGCCGGTCCGGCGGCGCCAGGAGCCGGCGGCGGTGGGCGCTTAGATTTTTCCCTCCGGGCGTCCGGGAGGATACACTTCCCTGCGTGAGGCTCGTGGCGGCGGCGGTGGCGGGGACGGCCCTTCTCGGATGCGCGGGGTCCTTCGCCGACGATTGGGCGAGGGCGCGCCGGCGGGGAGAGGTCGTCGTCCTTTCGGATCGCGAAGGCTTCGCGCGGGTGCTGGTGGGGCCCGAGCGGGGCGGGGCGGTGCTGACGAGCACGGCCGGCGGCGCCGGAGGCCGGAGCTTCGGGTGGCTGGACGAGGATCTTCGGCCCGGCGAGGACCGTCCTGAGCTGGGTCCGGAGGGGCCGTTCCTCCTCGTCGAGCGGGACGCGTCGCGCGTCCGCCTGCGGCGGAGCGGCGATCTTGAGCTTGAGCGGACGGTGCGGCTTCTGCCGCCGGAGGATGCCTGGAGGGCGGCCGGGGCGGTGTCCCGGCCCAACGTGCGCGCGGTGGCCTACGAGACGGATACGCGCGTGCGTTCCGCGCGAGGAGCGCCTTTTCCCCCGCGGCTCGTCGTGACGGGCCGGTTCCGGGCGCTTCCGGGAGCCTGGGCGCTGGCTTCGACCGCCGGCGGTCCGGCCGTTCTCCAGGTCGGCGGCGATTCGCCGGGCGGGGCGCGCGCCGGCGGGAAGGCCGGTGTTTTCGATCCGGGGGCCGGCGTCCTGACCGTGGTGCGCTGCGGCCCGCGCGCCGGGGCTTCCGGGGAGGCGGTCGTCCGCCTGGCCGCCGGAGGCGGTCTCGAGGAGCCCTACGTCGAAATCGCCGGAGAAAGCGCCCCCGAGCGCCGGGGCCTCCGGCTGGTCCGGCAGGTCCTTCACTTCGTCGGGCCGGAGGGGGAGCTCGGGGCGATCTTGAGAGAGGCGCTCGACGTCGATCCCGAGGCGCTTCCGCCCGGCCGCGCGGAGTGATCCCTTATGATCCGAGGCGCAGGATGTCCGGTCGCGTGCCGCAGACCGGCCAGCCCGGCGTGGCCGTGAGCAGCTCGCCCGAGGAGAGAATCGTGTCCTCGGATTTCGTGCCGGCGATCGAAGGGTTCCAGCCGACCGCCTGGCGCTCGAGAATCCGTCGCGTTTCCGTGGGGGTGGCCCGGAAGTCCCGCCCTTCGTAGCCCACGGGGCCTCCCTGGTGGTGGCGCGTCCATTCGTCGGGAAACCCCGCGTCCCGGTAGGCGCGGATTCCGGCCGCCAAAGCGTCGCACCAGCGCGCGCCCGGCCGGGTCGCCGCGTGGAAGGTCGCGTCCACCGCGCATACCGCCTCGTGCCGGCGGCGGAGATCCGCCGGCAGGCGCCGCCCGAAGTGCACCAGGCGCGTCGCCGCGACGGTCAGGCCCCGCAGCCGGGGACAGACCGCGACCATCACGGTCCGGACGAGCTTCCGCGCCGTCGGGATCGGATGCCGGTAGCGCCGGATCCGGTCGTCGGCGGCCACGAGAAGCACCGGCAGGTGGATCCCCAGCGTCCGGAAGGCGCCCAGGAGGCGCGCGGCGACTTCGTGCTCGGAGAGTCCCGGCCGCAGGCGGGGAAGCTCGCGGGCGAGGATCTCGCCCGTCGCGCGCCCGAGCTCGCGGATCGTGCGCAGCTCGCCGCGCGTCAGGGGGGCCCGAAGGTCCGCGAAGGGATCGTCCGGAACGTCGGTCGCGAACCGCCCCCGGGGCGCCCGGCGCGGCTCCCACCAGGGGGAAACCTCGAACGTCCATCCGTCGCCGAACTCCTCCTCCCGCAGCCGGCGATCTTCGATGGTGTCGCAATAGACGACTTTCCGGCGGGGCGTCCAGAGGACGGAGGCCACGCCGGTGGAGCTGGCGGAATCCACGTGGACGTCGGCGCCGTCGGCGATCCAGGCGATGTTGGCGCGGCGGCGGAACCACGCGCCCTCGTAGCCGTGGCGGCGGCAGAAGTCCGCCAGGCGGGCTTCCTTCTCGTTCACACGAGCGACCGCGCCGCCGGGTAGAGCCTCCGGTAGCGCTCGTACTCCCGGTCGTACGAACGCCTGGGGCGCGTCACGGAGGTTTCCCGGACCACCCGGTCCGTGGCTTCTTCGACGCTGCGGAACGCGCCCACGCCCACGGCCGCGAGGATCGCCGACCCGTAGGCGGCGCCTTCCTCGCTGGTGTTGACGGTGATGACGGGGATTCCGAGCACGTCGGCGATGATCTGCCGCCAGACGGGGCTTTTCATTCCGCCGCCGGTGACGCGCACGGAGGTCGCCTTCATGATCTCCTGCGCGTCGCGGAGCGCGAACGCCGTTCCCTCGAGCACCGCGCGCACGAAATGGGAACGGTCGTGGTCCGGCGACAGACCCGCGAAGATTCCGCGCACGGCGGTGTCGGCGTACGGGGTGCGCTCTCCCACGAGATACGGGGCGAAGAGAAGCCCGCGGGAGTCCTTGGCGATGGGAGCCCGATCGACCTTCGCGCCGACCACCTTGAGGATCCAGTCGAACGCGCGCGTTCCGGTGAGCATGCACCCGAGCTGCATGAAGCGGCCGGGGGCGGGATGGGCGAACGTGTGGACCCGCATCTCGGGATCCACCACGGGGCGGTCATGGACGGCGATCAGGACGTTCGACGTCCCCATGCTGGCCGACGCCTGGCCGGGCCGGACGACGCCGAGTCCCACGGCCGCCGCGCCGTTGTCCGAGGCGCCTCCGACGACCGGGATGCCCTTCCATCGGCCCACGATTTCCGTGGAACCGCACGGGGGCGGGAAGAGCCGCGGATCCACGCCCACGCGCTCGAGCACCTCCGAGGCCCACCGGCCCTCGGAGAGATGCCAGGCCACCATCCCCGAGGCGTCCGAGATCTCCTGCCGCAGTTCTCCCGTCAGACGCAGGCGCACGTAGTCCTTGCAGAGGACGACGGCCCGTCCGAGCGACTGGCCGTTCCGGCGGCGCCAGAGGAGATGGGGGAGCGTGAAGCCCGCGAAGGGCTTGTTGCCGACCGTCGAGCGCAGAAGGTCCGCTCCGCAGCGCTCGAGGATCTCGGCGCATTCGGCTTCCGAGCGGCCGTCGCACCAGAGGATCGCCCGGCCCGTGGGCTCAAGCCCGGGGCCGTCCAGGCAGACCTCCGAGTGCATCATGCCGTCCAAGCCGATCGCGTCGGCCGGTCCGAGCTCCCGGAGGACGGCGAGCGTGGCGCGGACCCAGTCTTCGGGGCGGTGCTCCGCGCGGTTTCCTTCCGCGTAGAGGCGGTAGCTCCGGCGGGCGGTCTTGAGGACCTTGCCCTGGGGAAAGCGCACCAGGACCCCCTTGGTCCCGGAGGTCCCGATGTCGATCCCGATCGCCTTCATCGGAGGTTAGCCGCGCACCCCCAGGAGAAGCTCCATGACGAGCTGGTCGAGCTTCTCGTAGCGGTACCCCTTCTGGGCCATCTTTTCGATGTCGAACTTCTCTTTGGCGAGCTTGGCGTGGCCGTCCCTGGAGTACTTGGGGGAAGGCTCGTGGAGGTCCTTGCGGTAGAGGGCCTGGATCTCCTTGTCCTTGGCGAAGAGCTTGGCCTTGTGGGCCAGGATCTTGTAGGTGCGCATGCAGCCGGCGGCGAAGTCCCAGACGCCCTCGGGGTCCTCGGTGCGGTAGGCGTGGGCGTCGAAGTGGCGGGCGCCCTCGTAGCCGGATTCCTCGAGGAGCTTGACGAGGAAGAACGCCCCCTTGATGTCCTCGCTGCCGAAGCGCAGGTCCTGGTCGAACCGCCCGATCTTCTGGTTGTTGAGGTCGATGTGGAAGAGCTTGCCCGCCTCGATGGCCTGGGCGACGACGTGGTAGAAGTTGAGCCCCGCCATCATCTCGTGGCCGACCTCGGGGTTGACGCCGACCATCTCGGGGTGATCGAGCGTCTCGATGAACGCGAGGACCGATCCGGTGGTCGACAGGTAGATGTCGCCGCGGGGCTCGTTGGGCTTGGCCTCGATGGCGAAGCGGACGTCGTACTTGCGGTCCTTGGCGTAGTGGGTGATGTAGTTGAGGGCCTCCCGGTACCGCTTGATGGCCTCGACGGCGTTCTTGCCCGAGTCCGTTTCCACGCCTTCGCGGCCGCCCCACATGACGTAGACGGGGGCCTTGAAGCGGCCCACGCAGATGTCGATTCCCGCGCAGACCTTCTGCAACGCGTAGCGGCGCACGGCCGGATCGGGCGAGGTGAAGGCGCCGTCGCGGAAGACGGGATGGGAGAAGAGATTGGTCGTTCCCATGGAGACGACCATGCCGTTGTCCTTGAGGGCCTTCTCGAACTCCTTGATCTTGCGCTCGCGGGTGGGCTCGTCGTCGTCGATTCCCCAGAGGTCGTTGTCGTGCAGGCACACCCCCCAGGCGCCGAGCTTGGCCAGACGCTCGACGATGTAGGGGGGCTCGAAGCGGGGCCGCACCACCGGGCCGAACGGATCGGCGCCGCGGTTTCCGACCGTCCAGAGACCGAACGAGAACTTGTCCGCCTTGGTGGGAGTGAACGGATCGGCCATGGCTGAGCCCCCCTTCTGGTTCGAGAAATCCTCGGAATCCGCCCCTACAGGACCCGGGAGTATACCCCCGGCCCGATCGGCGTGTAAAGGAAACGGCGCGGCGGGTCAGGCGCGGGGGCGGAAATCGCGCGGGGAGATCCCGTAGCGGCGGGCCAGCTGCGCCAGGCGCGTCCGATGGACGCCCGTCTGGGCGGCGGCGCGGCTGACGCTGCCTCCGGCGCGGCGGAAGGCTTCCACCAGGAACGCCCGTTCGACCGCCTCGCGGGCGAGTTTCTTGGCGCGCGCGAGCTCCCGGGCCGTCCGGGGCGGCTCCAAGGGAAAAGCCCCCGCGGCGACGCCCCGCAGGAAGTCCGGAAGGTCCGCCTCCCGCACCAGGGGGCCCGGCGCCAGAAGCGCCGCGTAGCGCACGGCGTTGCGGAGCTCCCGCACGTTGCCCGGCCAGTCGTAGGCCCGCAGGCGCTCGAGGGCCTCCGGGGCGAAGCCCGCCAGCGGCCGGCGCAGGTCCCGGGCGTCGCGCTCGAGGAAATGCCGCGCCAGGGTCTCAAGATCCTCGCGCCGCTCGCGCAGCGGCGGCAGCCGCAGGGCCACGACGTTGAGCCGGAAGAAGAGATCCCGCCGGAAACGGCCCGCCCGGACGAGCTCCTCGAGGTCGCGGTTCGTGGCGCAGACGACGCGCACGTCCACCCGGCGGGCGCGGGGGGAACCCACGGGCTGGATTTCCCCCTCCTGGAGCGTGCGCAGGAGCTTGGCCTGCAGGGCCGGGCTCATGTCGCCGACTTCGTCGAGGAAAATCGTGCCCCCGTGGGCGGCTTCGAACTTGCCGATCGCGTCGGCGACCGCTCCGGTGAACGCCCCGCGGACGTGGCCGAACAGCTCGCTGTCCAGGAGCGTCTCGGGCAGCGCCGCGCAGTTGATGGCGACGAAGGGGCCCGGGCGGCGGGCCGAAAGCGCGTGAAGCGCCCGCGCGAAGAGCTCCTTGCCCGTTCCGCTTTCCCCGAGCAGAAGGACCGGAGCGTCCGTGGGGGCGGCCTTCTCGAGCACCCGGAGCGCCCGCCGGAGCGCGGGGCTCTCGCCGACGATTCCGTGGAGTCCCATCCCCGCTTCCCATCATACCCGGCCGGCGGCGCGGCGCGCCTACGTTCGGCCGGGCGCGGCGGGACGGGGAACGGGCCGCCGCGGGACGGGCACGTACTCCACGCTGGGCTGGTGGCGCACGGGCTGGGGAAAAAGCGCCATGAGGCGCAGCACGGATTCCGGCATCTCGGATCGCACGGGAAGCCCCAGGCGGCGCGCTTCCTCGAACGTGATCGGATAGTCGTGCGTCCAGGTGCCCTCGGAAAGAAGCCGAGCCAGCTCGTCCGCCTTCTCGGCAGGCATCCGTCCCTCGAGGATCTCGCGGACGCTCGAGCGCACCTGGACCACGGCCTTTTCGGCCTGATCGGCCAGGATGAGCGTCTCGTCGTCCACCTCGGCGACGGGCTTCTGGCGCACGACCTTCAGGAGCGAGGACGCGGGGTACTTGCCCACCTGGGGATCCACGGGGCCGAGCACCGCATGTTCGCTCATGACGATTTCGTGCGCCGCCAGCGCGATGAGTGTCCCTCCGGACATCGCGTAATGCGGAACGAAGACCGTGACCTTGCCCCGGTGCTTCCGGATCGCCCGGGCGATCTGAAGCGAGGCGAGGACCAGTCCGCCGGGCGTGTGAAGAATGAGATCGAGCGGCATCTCCGGATCCGTCATGTGGATCGCCCGGAGGACCTGCTCGGAGTCGTTCACGTCGATGTAGCGCAGCACCGGGAATCCGAGCAGGCTCATCGTTTCCTGGCGGTGAACGAGGAGAATGA
It contains:
- a CDS encoding folylpolyglutamate synthase/dihydrofolate synthase family protein, which produces MFRTYRQALDHLAKFTDYERMQARYAPDTYNLDRMRRLVEALGHPERTFPSLHIAGTKGKGSVAHMAEAVLREAGFRTGLYTSPHLVDMRERIRRDGRPMTERDFVWAMNRMERPLRRLRPTYFETMTAAAFLLFARWKVDWAVIEVGLGGRLDATNVIRPAACAITPIDYDHMDKLGRTLGAIAREKAGILKPGVPAVSSPQRPAAWRELRRHGRLFVPRVRLLSRRPGRLEFEVEGLRGKVYRCALPAWGVHQAGNAGTALALLEAAGVPFTRAQARRALARLRLPGRVEVVRRRPWIVVDTAHNPVAARALEAALRDLPRRRTVLVFGASADKDYVAMLRTLLPGTDLAIFTRARSPRAADPRELARHARNIPALRADSVERALEAARAIAGPRDAVVVTGSFYVAGEALERLGKEA
- a CDS encoding DUF6263 family protein, encoding MKPAVALIALLLAAPQDAKVELRLKYEKGQVLRYKTVQKTVTEAAGNSLQQQMGFVFSMKVEDVASDGAAALKCTYEAVSVKATGLQDLDYDSEKDKEVPDEPMLQMVSKLVGQSFVMKMTPLGRVTDVKGFDKILETMMEAAGDEQGRQMAKQMLQQVFSDDAFKSMMQQMSPVLPEGKVGRGDTWTNDYSVKLPMLGAIKYSVQSRLADVQGKSAHIDQDIKLELKPGENQDNPLAGLFELKSSKGRSSCVFAVDRGLFLSQKVQMEMTLSAGGQEMPIKSEAETTLVEKK
- a CDS encoding HAD family hydrolase, which gives rise to MPKAVLFDLDGVLVDTYEVWFHLLNDVARRLGYPPISRETYRETWGQGVEEDVRRFYPGRTIPEIQAEYARLYADHLPHLRVMEGADRALAALSAPKAVITNSPTPVAERALALAGLARHFATVVGSDQVPRSKPAPDMVLEACRRLDVRPAEAVVVGDSRFDEEAARAAGVPFVLFRSFAELRLA
- the typA gene encoding translational GTPase TypA; the protein is MELRNVAIVAHVDHGKTTLVDHLLRQSGAFRSNQEVAECVMDSNALERERGITILAKNTSVLYRGVKINIIDTPGHHDFGGEVERVLRMADGCLLLVDAADGPMPQTRFVLRKALSHGLAPIVVINKLDKPDARPQEVLEEIFYLFIELEAGDAQMDFPVVYAIGRAGRSKRRLEEDWRDLTPLFETILERVPPPQGDAAAPLQISVANIDYNDYVGRMAIGRVAHGTVRAGMPVSLLKRDGSRVAGTVAELQTFVNLRKEKVAEAPAGEIVCVVGLPQVDIGDTIAGGEDPKPLPFPKIEEPTLSMHFMVNDSPFSGREGQFVTSRHLGERLRRETLSDVALRVEPLGPDEWKVSGRGLLHLGILLENMRREGYELQVSKPEMITRREGDRVLEPVELAMVDVPNEYAGRVIELFGARKGYVEKMDQRHERTHFLFRIPARGLVGLPSKLLSATRGQAILHTSFEGYEEWKGDIPERQAGVLIAQEEGEATTYALDHLQSRGVFFVTPGTRVYEGMIVGEHCKDTDLVVNVARRKRLTNMRASTSDATIVLPQARIFGLEEALEYINEDELVEITPKSVRMRKKILDATRRKRVSRREMAEAEAE
- a CDS encoding DUF6786 family protein, with product MRLVAAAVAGTALLGCAGSFADDWARARRRGEVVVLSDREGFARVLVGPERGGAVLTSTAGGAGGRSFGWLDEDLRPGEDRPELGPEGPFLLVERDASRVRLRRSGDLELERTVRLLPPEDAWRAAGAVSRPNVRAVAYETDTRVRSARGAPFPPRLVVTGRFRALPGAWALASTAGGPAVLQVGGDSPGGARAGGKAGVFDPGAGVLTVVRCGPRAGASGEAVVRLAAGGGLEEPYVEIAGESAPERRGLRLVRQVLHFVGPEGELGAILREALDVDPEALPPGRAE
- a CDS encoding M24 family metallopeptidase, which encodes MNEKEARLADFCRRHGYEGAWFRRRANIAWIADGADVHVDSASSTGVASVLWTPRRKVVYCDTIEDRRLREEEFGDGWTFEVSPWWEPRRAPRGRFATDVPDDPFADLRAPLTRGELRTIRELGRATGEILARELPRLRPGLSEHEVAARLLGAFRTLGIHLPVLLVAADDRIRRYRHPIPTARKLVRTVMVAVCPRLRGLTVAATRLVHFGRRLPADLRRRHEAVCAVDATFHAATRPGARWCDALAAGIRAYRDAGFPDEWTRHHQGGPVGYEGRDFRATPTETRRILERQAVGWNPSIAGTKSEDTILSSGELLTATPGWPVCGTRPDILRLGS